One region of Candidatus Bathyarchaeota archaeon genomic DNA includes:
- a CDS encoding ABC transporter ATP-binding protein, translating to MFFDVQGINFAYRSRQVLNNVSFTVEKDDVVSILGPNGVGKTTLIKCISKVLTPNAGSVSMEGSILHDMSKRDIAKNIGYVAQRSETSKTTVFDSVLLGRKPHFEWDTTEKDIRLAGRVLHLLGLDGLALKYVDEISGGEYQLVQIARVLVQQPKVILLDEPTSSLDLANQHMIMHLIRNITKKNHMAAIMVIHDLNLAIRHSDKFILMKSGMVYAAGDHEIITPENIKEVYNIDAFVESVRGIPVVIPI from the coding sequence ATCTTCTTCGATGTGCAGGGCATCAATTTTGCTTATCGAAGCAGGCAAGTCCTAAACAACGTTTCATTCACAGTAGAGAAAGACGACGTCGTCTCCATTTTAGGACCTAATGGTGTTGGAAAAACCACTTTGATTAAATGCATAAGCAAGGTGCTTACACCAAACGCGGGCTCAGTGTCCATGGAAGGGTCAATCCTTCATGATATGAGCAAAAGAGACATCGCCAAGAACATAGGGTACGTAGCACAAAGAAGCGAGACATCCAAGACTACAGTGTTTGATTCTGTGCTGTTGGGTAGGAAACCTCACTTTGAATGGGACACCACTGAAAAAGACATTCGATTGGCAGGAAGAGTACTCCACCTATTAGGTCTCGATGGACTGGCACTCAAATACGTCGATGAAATCAGCGGAGGAGAATACCAACTTGTGCAAATAGCACGAGTTTTAGTTCAACAACCAAAAGTAATCCTCCTCGATGAGCCCACAAGCAGCCTTGATTTAGCCAACCAACACATGATAATGCACCTAATCAGAAACATAACCAAGAAGAATCATATGGCAGCAATCATGGTTATTCACGACCTCAACTTAGCCATCCGCCACTCAGACAAGTTTATCCTAATGAAGAGCGGGATGGTTTACGCAGCGGGAGACCATGAAATCATCACCCCCGAGAACATCAAAGAAGTATACAACATCGACGCATTCGTAGAGAGCGTACGCGGGATACCAGTGGTCATCCCAATATAA
- a CDS encoding PAS domain S-box protein, with protein sequence MADSNTIIRVLHVDGDIDFLKSSKRILSTIGYFAVDTATSVDEALKKMENSHFDVVLSDYKMPDKNGLDLFKALKQNGSQVPFILFTGKGQKEIAVHALNLGIARYIDKQGDPQTVYTELAVCVRNLYEKALAKKLLKESEERFERMVTNSKDLIVLTESDGKIVYLSPVCKQMLGYEPEELVGKIPDFIHPEDEPGVRQIINTALSCDSSGNLKYRIITKQGEVRWVDHSFSRMLENGNVKQIVSTIRDVTESKNAELRLRESEEHFRLAVQNSPIMMATLDCSLRYTWVYNHQIKDKPDSAFLGNSFGTICNIQDCDAIRKALLNLMKTGGSLRREVVLNLETGSLYLDTYFEPSYNDKNEVNGVRFAAYDITEHKLIEAKLRESEENCRFIAENAQDVLTVTNVNGMFVYVSPSAKTIFDYSPEELVGKKSILQLLDAEDILRLNPKMHDLVKTGQMEPIEFRLRTKTGKSLWLEAKISVVHGAHGEISFITISRDITERKRAQEERDLALAQTELLLEKLRVVGGFVQHDIRNKLQNINASLFLSKKFSNNNTQMLAMITQIYAQTQHIIRILEFAQTIQSVGDQGLSWVPVYDAIKKAQSFFSDLNHVTVDVSDINCEVEADVALIEIFHNLLDNSFKYGKNLRQIKIYSNKTQTHLKLIYEDNGGGIDPDIKPRLFQKGAGKGTGLGLFLIQRICDLYGWTVAETGEFGQGVRFVLSIPLRQTKLS encoded by the coding sequence TTGGCTGATTCAAACACTATCATTCGAGTGCTACATGTAGATGGCGACATAGACTTCCTAAAGTCTTCAAAGAGAATCCTCTCAACCATAGGGTACTTTGCAGTCGACACAGCCACCTCAGTCGATGAAGCTCTAAAAAAAATGGAGAACAGCCACTTCGACGTAGTGCTATCCGACTACAAAATGCCCGACAAAAACGGTTTGGACCTTTTTAAGGCGCTCAAACAAAACGGTTCACAAGTACCCTTTATTTTGTTCACGGGAAAAGGACAAAAAGAAATCGCCGTACATGCGCTCAATTTGGGCATAGCCCGATACATTGACAAGCAAGGTGATCCTCAAACTGTTTACACAGAATTAGCTGTCTGCGTTCGGAATCTCTACGAGAAAGCCCTCGCCAAAAAACTGCTCAAAGAAAGTGAAGAACGCTTTGAGCGAATGGTGACAAACAGTAAAGACCTTATTGTGCTCACAGAAAGCGACGGCAAAATTGTTTACCTTAGTCCCGTTTGCAAACAAATGCTCGGTTATGAACCCGAAGAGTTAGTGGGAAAAATACCTGATTTTATCCATCCCGAGGATGAACCTGGCGTGCGGCAAATCATCAATACTGCGTTGTCATGTGACTCCAGCGGCAACTTGAAATACCGAATAATAACTAAGCAGGGTGAAGTACGCTGGGTAGATCATTCTTTCTCTCGGATGCTGGAAAATGGAAACGTCAAGCAGATAGTCAGCACAATAAGAGACGTTACCGAGTCAAAAAACGCAGAATTACGGCTCCGCGAAAGTGAGGAACATTTCCGTTTGGCGGTCCAAAACTCGCCTATAATGATGGCAACGCTTGATTGTTCTTTAAGGTATACTTGGGTGTATAATCATCAGATTAAGGATAAGCCTGATTCAGCTTTTTTGGGGAACTCTTTCGGTACGATTTGCAATATTCAAGACTGCGATGCCATTCGTAAGGCACTGTTGAACTTGATGAAAACTGGGGGGTCGCTACGTCGAGAAGTAGTTCTTAATCTGGAAACGGGATCCCTCTATCTTGATACTTACTTTGAACCTTCCTACAACGACAAAAATGAAGTCAACGGAGTACGCTTTGCAGCCTACGATATTACTGAGCATAAACTCATCGAGGCAAAACTGCGGGAAAGCGAGGAAAACTGCCGTTTCATAGCAGAAAACGCACAGGATGTTTTGACCGTAACCAACGTGAATGGCATGTTTGTGTACGTTTCACCTTCCGCTAAAACTATTTTTGATTATAGCCCCGAAGAGTTAGTAGGAAAAAAGAGCATTCTTCAGCTACTTGACGCCGAAGACATTTTGAGATTAAACCCAAAAATGCATGATTTGGTTAAAACTGGGCAAATGGAACCGATCGAGTTTCGGCTACGCACAAAAACAGGAAAATCACTTTGGCTTGAAGCTAAAATTAGCGTTGTCCACGGCGCCCATGGAGAAATCTCGTTCATCACCATAAGCCGAGACATAACAGAGCGAAAACGGGCCCAAGAAGAACGTGACCTCGCTCTTGCGCAAACCGAGTTACTACTCGAAAAACTGCGGGTTGTCGGCGGATTCGTACAACACGACATCCGAAACAAACTCCAAAACATTAACGCTTCCTTGTTTCTATCAAAGAAATTCTCCAACAATAACACCCAAATGCTCGCAATGATAACCCAGATTTACGCCCAAACACAACATATCATCCGCATCCTAGAGTTTGCTCAGACAATTCAATCAGTTGGAGACCAAGGGCTTTCATGGGTGCCAGTTTACGATGCCATCAAGAAGGCACAAAGCTTCTTTTCTGATTTAAATCACGTAACTGTAGATGTCTCTGACATTAACTGCGAGGTTGAGGCCGATGTTGCCTTAATTGAAATCTTCCACAACCTTTTGGATAACTCATTCAAATACGGCAAGAACCTACGTCAAATCAAGATTTATTCAAACAAAACCCAGACGCACCTAAAACTAATCTATGAAGACAACGGCGGCGGTATAGACCCCGATATCAAGCCTCGGCTTTTTCAGAAAGGCGCAGGAAAAGGGACAGGGTTGGGTTTGTTTCTGATTCAGCGGATATGTGACCTTTATGGCTGGACTGTTGCGGAAACAGGCGAATTCGGACAGGGCGTAAGGTTTGTGTTATCAATTCCCTTAAGACAAACCAAACTTAGCTAA
- a CDS encoding class I SAM-dependent methyltransferase → MNPKQRDFFNEKAGIWDKITIHNLEKVQYITDKLEIRSSDRILDVGAGTGIMIPFYEKQLGDGSVVAMDYSEKMIDMARLKHPENTHPKISFRVSDVYELKYDAEFDLVVCYSCFPHFVDQPLAIKILTKALNQGGRLAVAHSDSADKINGVHMNGGVAVKNDFLPSMEDLKQMMKDSGLTVTFERNDDSYFICIAKKA, encoded by the coding sequence ATGAATCCAAAACAAAGGGACTTCTTCAACGAAAAAGCAGGAATATGGGACAAGATTACCATTCACAACCTCGAAAAAGTCCAATACATCACAGATAAGCTGGAGATTCGCAGCAGTGACAGAATCTTGGACGTAGGCGCTGGAACAGGAATCATGATTCCTTTCTACGAAAAACAGCTGGGTGATGGAAGCGTGGTTGCGATGGATTATTCAGAGAAAATGATTGATATGGCCCGCTTGAAACATCCAGAGAATACTCACCCCAAGATTTCCTTCAGAGTTTCCGACGTTTATGAACTTAAATACGATGCGGAATTTGATTTGGTTGTTTGTTATTCCTGTTTTCCCCATTTCGTTGACCAGCCCCTAGCCATCAAGATACTAACTAAAGCACTAAATCAAGGCGGACGCTTGGCTGTGGCGCATTCTGATTCGGCAGACAAGATTAATGGTGTTCACATGAATGGGGGCGTGGCGGTCAAGAATGATTTCCTACCCAGCATGGAAGACCTCAAACAGATGATGAAAGATAGCGGCCTTACAGTCACTTTTGAAAGGAATGACGATAGCTACTTCATATGCATAGCTAAAAAGGCATAG
- a CDS encoding aldehyde dehydrogenase family protein, protein MLLKFQLFIGGEWVDSESGETYSRVNPADPNDTLGPFQKGNLQDAEAAVDAAQDASQGWADMPAPKRGQYLLKAAELLQTQKDQIATTMTREMGKPLRESLMDIQQAINLAYYTAAEGRRLLGHTSTSEKPERFVFTFRMPIGVVALITPWNFPMMIPARKIFYSLICGNTVVFKPSSEAPQCATQLVEILQQTGLPKGVLNLVTGPGAVVGDALAKNRQVRLVSFCGHKDTGAKILLTAGVKRVSLELGGKNALIILSDADLNRAVEAVLWGGFATSGQRCTATSRVIVEESVRGRVEKMLTNQISRLRLGNGLDPKTDMGPLVNKKAQDKTQRYCEIGMEEGAKLLVGGHVPERLSGWFFEPTIFGECRADMRLCKEEIFGPVVSVLSAKNLAEAIDIANSSDYGLSSAVYTKNIDHALLVVKRLQAGITYVNNPTVGSEVHLPFGGVKASGSNREGGPEGVNEFTELKTVYINYSNTNGSSVCSRFGNPAYSSP, encoded by the coding sequence GGACCCCAACGACACTTTAGGTCCCTTCCAGAAGGGAAACCTCCAAGATGCTGAAGCTGCGGTGGACGCTGCCCAAGATGCCTCTCAAGGATGGGCAGATATGCCTGCGCCAAAACGTGGCCAATACCTGCTTAAAGCCGCCGAACTGTTGCAAACCCAAAAAGACCAAATAGCTACGACGATGACGCGGGAGATGGGTAAACCCCTCCGAGAATCTCTAATGGACATTCAACAAGCCATTAATCTTGCATATTATACGGCGGCGGAAGGCAGACGACTTTTGGGGCATACTTCGACCTCTGAGAAGCCTGAACGGTTTGTTTTCACTTTTCGAATGCCGATTGGCGTAGTGGCCCTGATTACCCCCTGGAATTTTCCCATGATGATTCCTGCCCGAAAAATCTTCTACTCTCTAATTTGCGGCAACACAGTAGTTTTTAAGCCCTCTTCTGAGGCTCCTCAATGCGCCACCCAACTCGTTGAAATTCTGCAGCAAACAGGCTTACCCAAAGGCGTACTTAATCTTGTAACGGGACCTGGCGCGGTTGTGGGGGACGCGTTGGCGAAGAATCGACAGGTGAGGCTGGTTTCTTTTTGTGGGCACAAAGATACTGGCGCCAAAATCCTACTGACAGCGGGTGTTAAGCGGGTAAGTCTGGAGCTTGGCGGGAAAAACGCTCTAATCATTCTATCTGACGCTGACCTAAACCGTGCGGTTGAAGCGGTTTTGTGGGGTGGCTTTGCAACTTCGGGGCAACGATGCACAGCAACCTCCCGTGTAATCGTAGAGGAGTCGGTACGGGGCAGAGTAGAAAAAATGTTGACCAATCAGATTTCAAGGCTTAGGCTTGGAAACGGCTTAGACCCCAAAACGGACATGGGTCCCTTAGTGAACAAAAAAGCGCAAGATAAGACCCAGCGATATTGCGAAATCGGCATGGAGGAAGGCGCCAAGCTATTGGTAGGGGGGCATGTGCCTGAGCGTCTAAGCGGATGGTTTTTTGAGCCCACTATCTTTGGTGAATGCAGAGCAGATATGCGGCTTTGCAAAGAAGAAATATTTGGTCCAGTTGTATCGGTGTTATCTGCTAAGAACTTAGCTGAAGCCATAGACATAGCGAATAGTTCCGACTATGGGTTAAGCTCAGCTGTTTACACAAAAAACATCGACCACGCCCTGCTTGTTGTCAAAAGGCTTCAGGCAGGTATTACCTATGTAAATAACCCTACTGTTGGAAGCGAAGTACATTTGCCATTTGGCGGAGTCAAAGCTTCAGGCAGCAATCGCGAAGGCGGACCCGAAGGCGTCAATGAGTTCACAGAGTTAAAAACAGTCTATATCAACTACTCAAATACGAATGGATCTTCAGTATGCAGCCGCTTCGGCAACCCGGCGTATTCCTCACCATAA
- a CDS encoding metal ABC transporter permease, whose product MTSLNLFDLFGYQFFQNALLGGTIAAVACGLVGLFLVLKKESMVGDGISHTAFGGVAIGLLFGINPLFTALIVSILAVFAISYMRQKKIAASDSAIAVMLALGFSTGLIVISIAGGFNVELFSYLFGSILTIDWTDLVLVSSLGLAVVIFISIFRRELLSMVFDEDDSRIMGIPTRKLSLVFDLLVAVTIVLSIKVIGTILVVALLVIPGLCALRLNFSFKKTLLATVGFSVLSTILGIILSAVFNIVTAGVIVFVLVLFFLLTLLYKKIE is encoded by the coding sequence ATCACGAGCCTTAACCTTTTTGATTTATTTGGTTACCAATTCTTCCAAAATGCCCTCTTAGGCGGCACCATTGCAGCAGTAGCCTGCGGTTTAGTGGGGCTCTTCTTGGTACTAAAGAAGGAATCCATGGTAGGAGACGGAATATCGCACACCGCATTTGGCGGCGTAGCCATAGGCTTACTATTCGGCATCAACCCCCTCTTCACAGCCCTAATCGTTTCAATATTGGCAGTTTTCGCAATCTCATACATGAGGCAAAAAAAGATAGCTGCATCGGACTCCGCAATAGCAGTAATGCTTGCTTTAGGCTTCTCCACAGGTTTAATCGTGATTAGCATAGCAGGCGGCTTCAATGTTGAATTGTTTAGTTACTTGTTTGGCTCGATTTTGACGATTGACTGGACAGACTTAGTGCTGGTTTCCTCTTTAGGATTAGCTGTTGTGATATTCATCAGTATTTTCCGCCGCGAACTCCTCTCTATGGTCTTTGATGAAGATGATTCAAGAATTATGGGCATACCGACAAGAAAACTGTCCTTAGTTTTTGATTTATTGGTCGCAGTCACAATTGTGCTGTCAATCAAGGTTATTGGAACGATTCTTGTCGTGGCGCTTTTGGTGATTCCAGGGCTCTGCGCGCTGAGGCTAAATTTCTCTTTTAAGAAAACATTGCTCGCTACTGTCGGGTTTAGTGTTCTAAGCACAATTTTAGGAATCATCCTCTCAGCAGTGTTCAACATAGTGACTGCGGGTGTGATTGTTTTTGTTTTGGTGCTGTTCTTCCTTTTGACTTTGCTGTATAAAAAAATTGAATAA
- the nikR gene encoding nickel-responsive transcriptional regulator NikR: MTVISLSLPDPLIKQIDQNMKEKGFVSRSEIVRQALRLYLTEDLQIEDLDGEAIATITLIYKENADRRRLIETQHVYGDLVSTFMHTHIHHGFCLEVIILKGQALLIRKFVDRLRENQEIIQIKISVLNQR; the protein is encoded by the coding sequence ATGACAGTAATCAGCTTATCCCTACCAGACCCCTTAATCAAACAAATTGACCAAAACATGAAAGAAAAAGGCTTCGTAAGCCGCTCCGAAATAGTCCGACAAGCCCTAAGACTATACCTAACCGAAGACCTGCAAATCGAAGACCTAGACGGAGAAGCCATCGCAACCATAACCCTCATCTACAAAGAAAACGCCGACCGCAGACGCCTAATAGAAACCCAACACGTCTACGGCGACTTAGTCTCAACATTTATGCACACTCACATCCACCATGGCTTCTGCCTAGAAGTCATAATCCTCAAAGGCCAAGCCCTCCTTATCAGAAAATTTGTCGACCGCCTAAGAGAAAATCAAGAAATAATCCAAATAAAAATCTCCGTGCTCAACCAAAGATGA
- a CDS encoding zinc ABC transporter substrate-binding protein — MNNKQKILLTTIIIVIIASISVISLTTNKPASTKLNVVTTFYPLTYLTEQIGGDQIQVTQLVSDNTEIHSWEPSASHIVAAQDADIIIYNGAGADQWMQDDIIPSLSTAKNRTIVDTTNGLTLIANQEHEEETGEEGHAHGAYDPHTWISPYMAKQQAQNIYNALIQADPQHESYYTQRWNSLETQLTQLDNEYTQSLENAAKDTIFVSHEAFGYLATRYGFEQQGVIGLSADEQPSAATIANLVKAMEEKQIYSVYVDPVYSREYAQTIQSEVQAQTGKQVTILELYLILGQTDGMDLMQQMQANLSDLKNGLEAT; from the coding sequence ATGAATAATAAACAAAAAATCCTTCTCACAACCATCATAATAGTTATCATAGCATCCATCAGTGTAATCTCGCTAACCACAAACAAACCCGCCTCAACCAAACTAAACGTGGTCACAACCTTCTACCCCCTAACATACCTAACCGAGCAAATCGGAGGGGACCAAATCCAAGTAACCCAACTTGTCTCCGACAACACCGAAATCCACAGCTGGGAACCCTCCGCCTCACACATCGTCGCCGCCCAAGACGCCGACATAATAATCTACAACGGCGCAGGCGCAGATCAATGGATGCAAGACGACATAATCCCTTCTCTATCAACTGCTAAAAATCGAACCATCGTAGACACAACAAATGGTCTAACACTCATCGCGAACCAAGAACATGAGGAGGAAACAGGTGAAGAAGGTCATGCCCATGGCGCATATGACCCCCACACGTGGATAAGCCCTTATATGGCTAAACAGCAAGCCCAGAACATCTACAACGCTCTAATCCAAGCAGACCCCCAACATGAAAGCTACTATACTCAAAGATGGAACAGCCTAGAAACACAACTCACCCAATTAGACAACGAATACACTCAATCCTTAGAAAACGCCGCCAAAGACACAATATTCGTATCCCATGAAGCCTTTGGTTACTTGGCAACTCGGTACGGTTTTGAGCAGCAAGGCGTAATTGGGTTATCAGCAGATGAGCAGCCAAGCGCAGCCACTATTGCTAACCTAGTCAAAGCCATGGAGGAGAAGCAAATCTATTCTGTTTATGTTGACCCAGTATATTCAAGAGAATACGCTCAAACCATACAAAGCGAAGTTCAAGCACAAACAGGAAAACAAGTAACGATATTGGAACTGTATTTGATTTTGGGGCAGACCGACGGTATGGATCTCATGCAGCAGATGCAAGCCAACCTATCAGACCTAAAAAACGGGTTGGAGGCAACATAG
- a CDS encoding metal ABC transporter ATP-binding protein, whose amino-acid sequence MPQTTPILEVKNVDIYRGSEKIIDKADFAIDRGDYVGVVGPNGGGKTTLLSAILNFIPITSGEIRLFGEDINKFCAWGKVAYISQQATSFEEQFPLTVRELVSLGCIRRGNIGRGLKAEDWAEVDQSIDFMGLCDVANKRIGQLSGGQKQRVFVAKALARKPELIFLDEPIVGVDSTAQEKFYEKLSDLNLERQTTILIVTHDLASVFCRMSKVLCVNKRVEVAKITEELDTSQLLKRAYGEHFHFVFHRHECKGVFNHEP is encoded by the coding sequence ATGCCTCAAACCACTCCCATTTTAGAAGTAAAAAATGTAGATATCTACCGTGGAAGCGAAAAAATAATCGATAAAGCCGACTTCGCCATAGACCGCGGTGACTACGTGGGGGTAGTGGGTCCTAACGGCGGCGGAAAAACCACCCTGTTAAGCGCAATCCTTAACTTTATCCCAATAACCAGCGGTGAGATACGCTTATTCGGCGAAGACATCAACAAATTTTGTGCGTGGGGCAAAGTCGCATACATTTCTCAGCAGGCAACCAGTTTTGAGGAGCAATTTCCTCTTACGGTTAGAGAACTTGTTTCTTTGGGCTGCATCAGGAGAGGCAACATTGGTCGTGGTCTTAAAGCGGAAGATTGGGCAGAGGTTGACCAAAGCATCGATTTCATGGGGTTATGCGATGTCGCGAACAAACGAATCGGGCAGCTTTCCGGGGGTCAAAAACAGCGGGTGTTTGTGGCAAAAGCCTTAGCCCGCAAACCCGAACTAATTTTTCTTGATGAACCCATCGTGGGTGTTGATTCTACTGCACAAGAGAAATTCTACGAAAAACTCAGCGATTTAAACCTTGAACGACAGACAACCATATTGATTGTCACCCACGATTTAGCCTCCGTTTTCTGTCGCATGTCAAAGGTTTTATGCGTCAACAAACGGGTAGAAGTAGCCAAAATAACCGAAGAACTAGATACATCACAGCTGCTCAAAAGGGCATACGGGGAACATTTCCATTTCGTCTTCCATAGACACGAATGTAAGGGAGTTTTCAATCACGAGCCTTAA